In one window of Phalacrocorax aristotelis chromosome W, bGulAri2.1, whole genome shotgun sequence DNA:
- the LOC142049353 gene encoding LOW QUALITY PROTEIN: SH2 domain-containing adapter protein F-like (The sequence of the model RefSeq protein was modified relative to this genomic sequence to represent the inferred CDS: inserted 1 base in 1 codon; deleted 2 bases in 2 codons) translates to MAKWLREYLGRGARRSPPRPPQPDYSGGERRPTGTGSGPPPGAPPGAALRGPAASPRHRLVRVGGAGPGGGPRRLEQGPGESEYSEPFKGDQDPAPEGGCEEPGEATGCQRQGEGRRARPQQGPQLYDTPYEEWETAGXGPGVPTARESRLPHDDERPADEYDQPWEWKKDHISRAFAVQFESPERSPSLSRQLPRPPRPPTGARLGCPPSPRHVDTSLPLEKQAWYHGPIGRAGAETLLALCREGSFLVRDCETSPDDYSLSLRSSHGFVHVKLTRTREQHFMLGRAGATFPSVPEAVRHYTARALPVRGARHLSLLYPVAVQPL, encoded by the exons ATGGCCAAGTGGCTCCGGGAGTACCTGGGCCGGGGGGCCCGGcgctcccccccccgcccg ccccagCCCGACTATAGCGGCGGCGAGCGCCGCCCCACCGGCACCGGGAGCGGGCCCCCGCCCGGCGCTCCCCCCGGCGCTGCCCTCCgcggccccgctgcctcccctcGGCACCGGCtggtgcgg gtggggggcgcggggccggggggcggcccccgccgccTGGAGCAG GGCCCTGGCGAGAGCGAGTACTCAGAGCCCTTCAAGGGGGATCAGGACCCAGCTCCCGAGGGTGGCTGCGAGGAGCCCGGCGAGGCCACAG GGTGCCAGCGGCAGGGCGAGGGCCGGCGGGCGAGGCCACAGCAGGGACCCCAGCTCTACGACACCCCTTACGAGGAGTGGGAGACGgcag agggcccaggggtgcccactgcccggGAGAGCCGCCTGCCCCATGACGACGAGCGCCCAGCCGACGAGTATGACCAGCCCTGGGAGTGGAAGAAGGATCACATCTCGCGGGCCTTCGCAG TGCAGTTCGAGAGCCCTGAGCgctcccccagcctgtcccGGCAGCTGCCGCGGCCCCCTCGGCCCCCCACAGGTGCCCGGCTGggctgcccccccagccccaggcacgTGGACACCTCGCTGCCCCTGGAGAAGCAGGC GTGGTACCACGGCCCCATTGGGCGGGCGGGCGCCGAGACACTGCTGGCGCTGTGCCGTGAGGGCAGCTTCCTGGTGCGGGACTGCGAGACCAGCCCCGACGACTACTCGCTCTCGCTCAG GAGCAGCCATGGCTTCGTGCACGTGAAGCTCACGCGGACACGGGAGCAGCATTTCATGCTGGGCCGTGCCGGGGCCACCTTCCCCTCGGTGCCTGAGGCTGTGCGGCACTACACAGCACGGGCGCTGCCCGTCCGTGGTGCCCGCCACCTCTCCCTGCTCTACCCCGTGGCCGTACAGCCCCTGTga